One segment of Triticum aestivum cultivar Chinese Spring chromosome 2A, IWGSC CS RefSeq v2.1, whole genome shotgun sequence DNA contains the following:
- the LOC123189762 gene encoding F-box/LRR-repeat protein At3g03360, translating to MAKRRRSSKDKPNGAMVKRKRPGSQLGDLPMDILCHIISLLPLKEAVRTGILSKHWRYVWCSRTNLEFSFRSVMRRSYKGGPFILHPIQEVIKRIDAVLKQHSGVGVEKMEVDFSLNDEHANHIDRWLNFAITAKTKQLILNFTSVHPTMEPYKFPFQLFDATKSSIFQSLTLGSVSLNKPANFKAFLNLKKLMLIYVNITDEELQLLLSNCKVFLELLVVECSQPLRHLNFQTTLSICVSFTAPWFKR from the exons ATGGCAAAGCGAAGAAGAAGTTCAAAGGATAAACCGAATGGAGCAATGGTCAAAAGAAAGAGACCGGGTTCTCAGTTGGGCGACTTACCCATG GATATATTGTGCCACATCATATCATTGTTACCGTTAAAAGAGGCTGTGAGGACAGGCATTTTATCCAAACACTGGAGATATGTTTGGTGTAGCCGAACAAACTTGGAGTTTTCTTTTAGATCAGTGATGCGAAGGAGTTATAAAGGAGGACCTTTTATTCTCCATCCTATACAAGAAGTTATTAAGAGAATTGATGCAGTCTTAAAACAACACTCTGGAGTAGGGGTCGAGAAAATGGAAGTTGATTTTTCGCTAAACGATGAACATGCTAATCACATTGATAGATGGCTCAACTTTGCTATTACAGCAAAGACAAAGCAGCTAATTCTTAATTTTACATCTGTGCATCCTACAATGGAACCGTACAAGTTCCCTTTTCAGCTTTTCGATGCCACCAAGAGTTCCATCTTCCAGTCGTTGACACTTGGTTCTGTTTCTCTAAATAAGCCTGCAAACTTCAAAGCTTTTTTAAACCTTAAAAAGCTTATGTTAATCTATGTAAATATTACTGATGAAGAACTTCAACTTCTGCTGTCCAACTGCAAAGTTTTCTTGGAGTTGCTCGTTGTCGAATGCTCACAACCATTAAGACACCTCAACTTTCAGACCACTTTAAGCATTTGCGTGTCTTTCACTGCCCCTTGGTTCAAGAGATAA